From Candidatus Margulisiibacteriota bacterium, the proteins below share one genomic window:
- a CDS encoding glutamate formiminotransferase: MSIFESVPNISEGRDRKKIVALLDTLRPIKELKILDHSSDTDHNRSVFTYIGTRAAVLSAGLALVKKAAEILDIRAHEGAHPRLGAVDVLPIVPVYQAEMSEAAALAHELGGAIQKLGVPVIFYEKAALDPADKNLADVRRKSYNNAHQTAGVVCVGARNYLVAYNIDLATQDAAIAKKIAGQIRERGGGLPGVKALGLYLASRGCAQVSLNLCAPELTGPEKVLAYVKNLAEGAGVKIKGTELIGLLPETVAREARKLAGELHE, from the coding sequence ATGTCGATTTTCGAATCCGTTCCCAATATTTCCGAAGGGCGCGACAGAAAAAAGATAGTGGCTTTGCTGGATACTCTGCGGCCGATCAAAGAGCTGAAAATTTTGGATCATTCCAGCGACACCGATCATAATCGCAGTGTATTCACCTACATCGGGACGCGCGCGGCGGTCTTGTCCGCCGGGCTGGCGTTAGTGAAAAAAGCCGCTGAGATTCTGGACATTCGCGCGCATGAAGGCGCGCACCCGCGTTTGGGAGCGGTCGATGTCCTGCCGATCGTGCCGGTCTATCAGGCCGAGATGTCCGAGGCCGCCGCTCTAGCGCATGAATTGGGCGGCGCGATCCAAAAACTCGGCGTGCCAGTCATCTTTTATGAAAAGGCCGCGCTGGATCCGGCGGATAAAAATCTTGCCGATGTCCGCCGCAAAAGTTATAATAACGCGCATCAGACAGCCGGTGTGGTCTGTGTGGGCGCGCGGAATTATCTCGTCGCTTACAATATTGACCTGGCGACGCAGGATGCTGCTATCGCCAAAAAGATCGCCGGCCAGATCCGTGAGCGCGGCGGCGGATTGCCCGGGGTCAAAGCTCTGGGTTTGTATTTAGCGTCGCGCGGCTGCGCGCAAGTTAGTCTGAATCTGTGCGCGCCGGAACTGACCGGTCCGGAAAAAGTTTTAGCTTATGTCAAAAATCTGGCCGAAGGAGCCGGCGTGAAAATTAAAGGAACGGAATTGATCGGGCTGCTGCCTGAAACTGTGGCACGGGAGGCGCGGAAATTGGCCGGAGAACTGCATGAATAG